One window of the Populus trichocarpa isolate Nisqually-1 chromosome 9, P.trichocarpa_v4.1, whole genome shotgun sequence genome contains the following:
- the LOC7478588 gene encoding probable apyrase 4 isoform X2 — translation MDFSALQSRPSTASYFPLHRTQLHPRMHSLASPYPPQQQSTKSQKARKFLILLATLFTIPFLFYLFSTAQKTHRSSKFANPNTRFFSVVIDSGRDGCRVRVYQLLGEGNAGLSNGQLPLITGSMKVRPGLGGFVEDPDSAGGLIEGLVEFAKKWVPRREWGNAGVQLMVSGKEMVGLEGKVKERILEVCRHVLRASGFAFKDEWARVIEEEERGVYYWVAVNYVHGSLGNEADKTTGIVELDGNSLQITFASREVAQVQSSRRIKLARVTYNLQAQSLPKFGEDAAWESLHERHSSRDVSSSSIYREGFVGNPCIPQGYDLASNISGPKLLMSHGTGNFTACRLEVRALLKSRQEKCLRRPCNIDSPLFTRLQGKPVSQDNLFFASEGFFV, via the exons ATGGATTTCTCAGCCCTTCAGTCCAGACCTTCCACAGCATCCTACTTCCCACTTCACCGAACCCAATTACACCCACGCATGCACTCTCTCGCTTCACCCTATCCTCCACAACAACAAAGCACCAAATCCCAAAAAGCCCGCAAATTTTTAATCCTTCTAGCCACCCTTTTCACCATCCCTTtccttttttaccttttttctaCAGCCCAGAAGACCCACCGTTCCTCCAAGTTTGCCAACCCGAATACCcgtttttttagtgttgttaTTGATTCGGGGCGGGACGGGTGTAGAGTCCGGGTATATCAGTTATTGGGGGAGGGGAATGCGGGTCTTAGTAATGGGCAGTTGCCATTGATTACTGGGTCAATGAAGGTTAGGCCTGGATTGGGTGGGTTTGTGGAGGATCCTGATAGTGCGGGTGGGTTGATTGAGGGTCTGGTTGAGTTTGCGAAAAAGTGGGTTCCAAGGAGGGAGTGGGGGAATGCTGGGGTGCAGTTGATGGTTAGCGGTAAGGAAATGGTGGGGTTGGAAGGGAAGGTGAAAGAGAGGATCTTGGAGGTGTGCAGACATGTTTTGAGGGCATCCGGGTTCGCGTTTAAGGACGAGTGGGCACGTGTTATTGAAG aagaagaaaggggTGTTTACTATTGGGTTGCTGTGAACTATGTTCATGGAAGTTTGGGAAATGAAGCTGACAAAACCACTGGGATAGTAGAACTTGATGGCAATTCTTTGCAG ATTACATTTGCCTCAAGAGAAGTAGCACAAGTGCAATCTTCACGGAGGATCAAACTGGCTAGAGTTACTTACAACCTTCAGGCACAAAGCTTGCCAAAATTTGGCGAG GATGCAGCATGGGAATCACTACATGAGCGACACAGCTCTAGAGATGTGAGTTCAT CATCAATATATAGGGAGGGTTTTGTTGGTAACCCTTGCATTCCCCAAGGATATGATCTGGCATCCAATATAAGTGGCCCAAAACTTCTGATGTCTCATGGAACTGGAAACTTTACTGCATGCAGACTTGAAGTTCGGGCATTGTTGAAGAGCAGACAAG AGAAATGCTTGCGTCGACCTTGCAACATCGACTCCCCTCTTTTCACGAGGCTACAAGGCAAGCCTGTTTCCCAAGACAACTTGTTCTTTGCTTCTGAG
- the LOC7460096 gene encoding protein LIGHT-DEPENDENT SHORT HYPOCOTYLS 1, with amino-acid sequence MDISTPSTTPKYSSSPIMMNPNPNSASPTTVSAISSTPSRYENQKRRDWNTFCQYLRNHKPPLSFPRCNGTHVLEFLCYLDQFGKTKVHHQTCQFFGHPKPPALCPCPLRQAWGSLDALIGRLRAAYEAHGGKPEENPFGARAVRIYLREVRDFQAKSRGVSYTKKRKRTSKQAEGNNGTTTS; translated from the coding sequence ATGGATATATCCACCCCGTCAACAACACCTAAATATTCATCAAGCCCCATAATGATGAACCCTAACCCAAACAGTGCTTCTCCCACCACAGTTAGCGCCATATCTTCTACTCCTAGCCGCTATGAGAACCAAAAGCGTAGAGACTGGAACACTTTCTGCCAGTACCTTAGAAACCACAAGCCTCCCCTCTCATTTCCCAGGTGTAACGGCACCCATGTCCTTGAATTCCTTTGTTACCTTGACCAGTTTGGCAAGACGAAGGTCCACCACCAGACTTGTCAGTTCTTTGGCCACCCTAAGCCACCAGCACTGTGCCCCTGTCCACTCCGACAAGCCTGGGGAAGTCTTGACGCACTCATTGGACGACTTAGAGCAGCCTATGAGGCTCATGGAGGGAAGCCTGAAGAGAATCCTTTTGGTGCAAGAGCGGTGAGGATTTACTTGAGGGAGGTAAGGGATTTTCAAGCTAAATCAAGAGGAGTTAGCTATACAAAGAAGCGCAAGAGGACGTCTAAGCAAGCTGAAGGGAACAACGGTACCACCACAAGCTAG